One Candidatus Epulonipiscium sp. genomic region harbors:
- the rpmC gene encoding 50S ribosomal protein L29 yields MKTNVYIEELKNKTFDELRLELTSAKKELFNLRFQNATNQLNNTARIKEVRKNIARIQTVITQRNNA; encoded by the coding sequence GTGAAAACTAATGTATATATAGAAGAATTAAAAAATAAAACTTTTGATGAACTAAGATTAGAGTTAACTTCTGCAAAGAAAGAACTCTTTAATCTAAGATTCCAAAATGCTACAAATCAATTAAACAATACAGCAAGAATTAAAGAAGTAAGAAAAAATATTGCAAGGATTCAAACCGTCATTACCCAAAGGAATAATGCGTAA
- the rplP gene encoding 50S ribosomal protein L16: protein MLMPKRVKRRKQFRGRMTGQATRGNKITYGEYGLVAEEPSWITSNQIEAARIAMTRYIKRGGKVWIKIFPDKPITQKPAETRMGKGKGSPEYWVAVVKPGRVMFELAGVPEETAREALRLAMHKLPIKCKIVSRAEQEMDGDSSEN, encoded by the coding sequence ATGTTAATGCCTAAAAGGGTAAAACGTCGTAAGCAATTTAGAGGACGTATGACAGGGCAAGCTACCCGTGGTAATAAAATCACTTACGGAGAATATGGACTTGTGGCAGAAGAGCCAAGTTGGATTACTTCTAACCAAATAGAAGCAGCCCGTATTGCTATGACAAGATATATAAAACGTGGAGGTAAAGTTTGGATAAAGATATTCCCAGATAAGCCTATCACACAAAAACCTGCCGAAACTCGAATGGGTAAGGGAAAAGGATCCCCAGAATATTGGGTGGCAGTAGTAAAACCCGGAAGAGTGATGTTCGAGCTCGCTGGGGTACCAGAAGAAACAGCAAGAGAAGCTTTACGTCTTGCAATGCACAAACTGCCAATAAAATGTAAAATCGTATCACGTGCAGAACAAGAAATGGACGGTGATAGCAGTGAAAACTAA
- the rpsC gene encoding 30S ribosomal protein S3: MGQKVNPHGLRVGIIKDWSGKWYASKKNYADLLIEDNKLREFIKSRLYEAGISNIEIERAAERVKVHIHTSKPGIVIGKGGSSIEALRKEIQKMTDNKVMVNIVEVKKPEIDAQLVAENVALQLENRISFRRAMKQVMGRAMKGGAQGIKVSCSGRLGGAEIARTEHYHEGTIPLQTLRADIDYGFAEADTTYGKIGVKVWIYNGEILPQRAKKEGSDQ; this comes from the coding sequence ATGGGACAGAAGGTTAATCCTCACGGTTTAAGAGTCGGCATTATAAAGGACTGGAGTGGAAAATGGTATGCGTCCAAGAAAAATTATGCTGATTTATTAATCGAAGATAACAAATTAAGAGAATTTATTAAAAGCAGACTTTATGAAGCAGGAATTTCAAACATTGAAATAGAAAGAGCAGCCGAAAGAGTTAAAGTGCACATTCATACCTCCAAACCAGGTATCGTGATTGGTAAAGGTGGATCTTCCATAGAAGCACTTCGTAAAGAAATACAAAAAATGACTGATAACAAAGTAATGGTTAACATTGTAGAAGTTAAAAAACCAGAAATAGATGCACAATTAGTTGCCGAAAACGTTGCTTTACAATTAGAAAATCGTATTTCCTTTAGAAGAGCAATGAAACAGGTAATGGGGAGAGCAATGAAGGGTGGAGCACAAGGAATAAAGGTATCATGCTCCGGTCGTTTAGGTGGAGCTGAAATTGCTCGTACAGAACACTATCATGAGGGAACAATTCCTCTTCAAACCTTAAGGGCAGATATTGACTACGGTTTTGCAGAGGCAGACACCACATATGGCAAGATTGGTGTAAAAGTATGGATTTACAATGGTGAAATTCTTCCTCAAAGAGCTAAAAAGGAAGGGAGCGATCAGTAA
- the rplV gene encoding 50S ribosomal protein L22 yields the protein MAKGHRSQIKRERNENKDIRPKAHVKYAKVPATKAKIVLDTIKGKQAGEALAILAYTPRNAARIIEKLLKSAVANAENNQGMDVSKLFIQEAYANRGPKMKRIRPRAQGRAYRIDKQTSHISIILNER from the coding sequence ATGGCTAAAGGACATAGAAGTCAAATCAAGAGAGAAAGAAATGAAAATAAAGATATAAGACCAAAGGCGCATGTAAAATATGCAAAGGTTCCTGCAACTAAAGCAAAAATTGTCCTTGATACAATAAAAGGAAAACAAGCTGGGGAAGCTTTAGCTATTCTTGCATACACACCGAGAAATGCGGCTAGAATTATAGAAAAGCTTTTAAAATCAGCAGTGGCAAATGCAGAAAACAATCAGGGAATGGATGTTTCTAAATTATTTATACAGGAAGCCTATGCAAATAGGGGACCAAAAATGAAGAGAATTCGCCCAAGAGCGCAAGGAAGGGCATATCGAATTGATAAGCAAACTAGCCATATTTCAATTATACTAAATGAAAGATAA
- the rpsS gene encoding 30S ribosomal protein S19, translating into MGRSLKKGPFADGHLLKAIDAMNKSGDKKVIKSWSRRSTIFPQMVGHTIAVHDGKKHVPVYITEDMVGHKLGEFALTRTYRGHGKDAEKRSKVR; encoded by the coding sequence ATGGGTCGATCCCTTAAAAAAGGACCTTTTGCAGATGGGCATCTATTAAAAGCAATTGATGCAATGAATAAAAGCGGAGACAAAAAGGTTATAAAGTCTTGGTCACGCCGTTCCACAATTTTTCCACAAATGGTTGGACATACAATAGCTGTTCATGATGGAAAAAAACATGTACCTGTATATATTACAGAAGACATGGTAGGTCATAAATTAGGAGAATTTGCGTTAACAAGAACCTATAGAGGTCATGGAAAAGACGCAGAAAAGAGATCAAAAGTACGTTAA
- the rplB gene encoding 50S ribosomal protein L2 — MGIKKYKPYTPSRRQMTSLSFEEITKTIPEKSLVVSLKKNSGRNNQGKITVRHRGGRVKTKYRIIDFKRNKDGVPAKVASIEYDPNRTANIALLQYVDGEKRYILAPNGLKVGDKLMSGETAEIKVGNTLPMRYIPVGTTIHNIEMKPGKGAQLVRSAGVEAQLMAKEGKYATVKLPSGETRLLPIGCRATIGQVGNIEHELINVGKAGRKRHMGFRPTVRGSVMNPNDHPHGGGEGKAPIGRPAPSTPWGKPALGLKTRKKNKESNKYIIRRRGQK; from the coding sequence ATGGGCATTAAAAAATACAAACCATATACCCCCTCAAGAAGACAAATGACTTCTCTTTCCTTTGAAGAAATCACAAAGACTATTCCTGAGAAATCTTTAGTGGTATCTTTAAAGAAAAATTCAGGTAGAAACAACCAGGGGAAAATTACAGTTCGCCATCGTGGAGGAAGAGTTAAGACTAAATATAGAATCATCGATTTCAAAAGAAATAAAGATGGGGTGCCGGCAAAGGTAGCTTCCATCGAGTATGATCCAAATAGAACAGCAAATATCGCGCTACTTCAATATGTTGATGGTGAAAAAAGATATATCTTAGCACCAAACGGATTAAAAGTAGGGGATAAACTAATGAGTGGTGAAACTGCAGAAATTAAAGTAGGTAACACACTCCCAATGCGATATATTCCTGTTGGTACTACCATCCATAATATTGAGATGAAGCCCGGAAAAGGAGCACAATTAGTTCGTTCTGCTGGGGTGGAAGCACAACTTATGGCTAAAGAAGGAAAGTATGCAACAGTTAAATTACCTTCTGGAGAAACAAGATTACTCCCAATAGGATGCAGAGCTACTATAGGGCAAGTAGGCAATATCGAACATGAGCTTATTAACGTGGGTAAAGCAGGAAGAAAACGTCATATGGGATTTCGTCCTACAGTTCGTGGATCTGTTATGAACCCTAATGACCATCCACATGGTGGTGGGGAAGGTAAAGCACCAATTGGACGTCCAGCACCATCTACGCCTTGGGGTAAACCAGCTCTTGGTCTTAAGACAAGGAAGAAAAATAAAGAGTCTAATAAATATATCATTCGTAGAAGAGGACAAAAATAA
- the rplW gene encoding 50S ribosomal protein L23 — MADLKYYDVILKPVITEKSMNQMADKKYTFLVHPTATKNQIRDAVEKMFEGVKVEKVNTLNQEGKTKRRGMTFGKTPKTKKAIVQLAGDSKDIDFFEGM, encoded by the coding sequence ATGGCAGATTTGAAATATTATGATGTCATTTTAAAACCGGTTATTACCGAAAAAAGTATGAATCAAATGGCAGACAAAAAATACACTTTCCTTGTACATCCGACAGCAACCAAGAATCAAATAAGGGATGCTGTGGAAAAAATGTTTGAAGGTGTTAAAGTTGAAAAGGTAAATACCTTAAATCAAGAAGGTAAAACAAAAAGAAGGGGAATGACCTTTGGTAAAACCCCAAAGACAAAAAAAGCAATTGTTCAATTAGCTGGAGATAGCAAAGACATTGACTTTTTTGAAGGAATGTAG
- the rplD gene encoding 50S ribosomal protein L4, protein MAKVDVYNMSGQQVGEIELNDVVFGAEVNESVLHTAVVQYLANQRQGTQSAKTRAEVRGGGRKPWRQKGTGRARQGSIRSPQWTGGGVVFAPKPRDYSFKLNKKVKRLAIKSALSSKVQGNKLIVLDELKLNEIKTKEMKKVLENLKLNKALIVTGDDDKNIVLSARNIPNVKTTAINTINVYDILKYDSFVIAKDLLETIQEVYA, encoded by the coding sequence ATGGCTAAAGTTGATGTGTATAATATGAGCGGACAACAAGTTGGGGAAATCGAATTAAACGATGTAGTATTCGGCGCAGAAGTTAATGAATCTGTACTTCATACAGCAGTAGTGCAGTATCTAGCAAATCAAAGACAAGGAACCCAAAGTGCTAAAACCCGCGCAGAAGTACGTGGAGGCGGTAGAAAACCTTGGAGACAAAAAGGAACAGGAAGAGCAAGACAAGGTTCAATTCGTTCACCACAATGGACAGGCGGAGGAGTAGTATTTGCTCCAAAACCAAGGGATTATTCCTTCAAATTAAATAAGAAGGTTAAGAGATTAGCTATAAAATCTGCTTTATCTAGTAAAGTGCAAGGAAATAAGCTTATTGTTTTAGATGAATTAAAACTAAACGAAATCAAGACTAAAGAAATGAAAAAAGTATTAGAAAATCTTAAGCTAAACAAGGCATTGATTGTAACAGGCGATGATGATAAAAACATAGTTTTATCAGCAAGGAATATTCCAAATGTAAAAACTACCGCAATTAACACAATTAATGTATATGATATTTTAAAGTATGATTCCTTCGTTATAGCTAAGGATTTACTTGAAACAATTCAGGAGGTGTATGCATAA
- the rplC gene encoding 50S ribosomal protein L3, producing the protein MKKAILGKKIGMTQIFDENGKQIPVTVLEAGPCVVVQKKTIENDGYNAIQIGYVDAKEKHVNEPMKGHFKKAGVDLKRKLKEFRLEDISAYEVGAEIKADVFSAGDKIDVTGISKGKGFQGAIKRHGQSRGPMAHGSKYHRGVGAMSGSASPGKVFKGKKLPGQMGAEKVTVQNLEIVRVDAEKNLLLIKGAVPGPKNSVVFVKDSVKNA; encoded by the coding sequence ATGAAAAAGGCTATTTTGGGTAAAAAAATAGGAATGACTCAAATTTTTGACGAAAACGGCAAGCAAATTCCAGTTACAGTTTTAGAAGCAGGACCTTGCGTTGTAGTTCAAAAGAAAACTATAGAAAATGATGGTTATAATGCAATTCAAATCGGATATGTAGATGCTAAGGAAAAGCATGTCAACGAACCGATGAAAGGCCATTTCAAAAAAGCAGGTGTTGATTTAAAAAGAAAATTAAAGGAATTCCGTTTAGAAGATATCAGCGCATATGAAGTTGGAGCAGAAATTAAAGCAGATGTTTTTTCTGCAGGAGACAAAATTGATGTAACTGGTATTTCCAAAGGTAAAGGATTCCAAGGCGCTATTAAAAGACATGGACAATCAAGAGGACCTATGGCTCACGGTTCCAAGTATCACAGAGGAGTAGGGGCTATGAGTGGTAGTGCTTCCCCAGGTAAAGTATTCAAGGGTAAAAAGCTACCAGGGCAGATGGGTGCAGAAAAAGTAACAGTTCAAAACCTAGAAATTGTTCGTGTTGATGCAGAAAAGAACTTGCTTCTTATTAAAGGAGCAGTACCGGGACCAAAAAATTCAGTTGTATTTGTAAAAGATAGTGTTAAAAACGCATAG
- the rpsJ gene encoding 30S ribosomal protein S10: MASQKIRINLKAYDHKLIDQSAEKIIQTAKKTGAKVSGPIPLPTKKEVVTILRAVHKYKDSREQFEMRTHKRLIDIVVPTPKTVDALMRLDLPAGVDIKVDVK, encoded by the coding sequence ATGGCAAGCCAAAAGATTAGGATTAACTTAAAAGCTTATGATCACAAATTAATCGATCAATCAGCTGAAAAAATTATTCAAACTGCTAAAAAAACCGGAGCAAAAGTAAGTGGGCCAATTCCATTGCCAACCAAAAAAGAAGTTGTGACAATCTTAAGGGCGGTTCACAAATACAAAGATTCTAGAGAGCAGTTCGAAATGAGAACCCATAAGAGACTAATCGATATCGTGGTTCCAACACCTAAAACTGTAGATGCTCTAATGCGCCTTGATTTACCAGCAGGCGTAGATATCAAAGTTGATGTTAAGTAG
- the tuf gene encoding elongation factor Tu encodes MSKAKFERTKPHVNIGTIGHVDHGKTTLTAAITRTLNDRYQLGESMSYDSIDKAPEERERGITISTSHVEYETPNRHYAHVDCPGHADYVKNMITGAAQMDGAIIVVAATDGPMAQTREHILLSRQVGVPYIVVFMNKCDMVDDEELLDLVEMEIRELLNEYEFPGDDIPVVRGSALKALEDPSSEWGDKIVELFEQVDSYIPAPERDVDKPFLMPVEDVFSITGRGTVATGRVERGVLKVQDEVELVGLTEEARKVVVTGVEMFRKLLDQAQAGDNIGALLRGIQRDEIERGQVLAKPGTITPHTKFKAQVYVLKKEEGGRHTPFFGNYRPQFYFRTTDVTGVIQLPEGVEMCMPGDNIEMEIELIAPIAMEKGLRFAIREGGRTVGAGSVAEIIG; translated from the coding sequence ATGTCAAAAGCTAAATTTGAAAGAACAAAGCCCCATGTTAACATTGGAACAATCGGACACGTTGACCATGGTAAAACCACATTAACAGCAGCAATCACAAGAACTCTTAATGACAGATACCAATTAGGAGAATCTATGTCCTATGATAGTATAGACAAGGCTCCTGAAGAAAGAGAACGTGGAATTACCATTTCTACTTCTCACGTAGAATACGAAACACCAAACCGTCACTATGCACACGTTGACTGCCCAGGACACGCTGACTATGTTAAAAATATGATTACTGGAGCAGCTCAAATGGATGGTGCTATCATCGTTGTTGCTGCAACTGATGGCCCTATGGCTCAAACAAGAGAACATATTCTTCTTTCTCGTCAGGTAGGAGTTCCTTACATTGTAGTATTCATGAATAAATGCGATATGGTTGATGACGAAGAATTACTTGACCTAGTTGAAATGGAAATTCGTGAATTACTAAATGAATATGAATTCCCAGGAGATGATATTCCTGTAGTTAGAGGGTCAGCTCTTAAAGCACTAGAAGATCCATCTAGTGAATGGGGAGATAAAATCGTTGAATTATTTGAACAAGTTGATTCTTATATCCCAGCTCCTGAACGTGACGTTGACAAACCATTCCTTATGCCTGTAGAGGACGTATTCTCTATTACAGGTCGTGGAACAGTTGCTACTGGTAGAGTAGAACGTGGAGTACTTAAAGTACAAGACGAAGTTGAACTTGTAGGTCTAACAGAAGAAGCTAGAAAAGTAGTTGTAACAGGAGTAGAAATGTTCCGTAAGCTTCTTGACCAAGCTCAAGCTGGTGATAACATAGGAGCGCTTCTTCGTGGAATTCAAAGAGATGAAATCGAAAGAGGACAAGTTTTAGCTAAACCAGGAACTATTACACCACATACAAAATTTAAAGCTCAAGTATACGTTCTTAAAAAAGAAGAAGGTGGCCGTCATACTCCTTTCTTTGGAAACTATAGACCACAATTCTATTTTAGAACAACAGACGTTACAGGAGTTATTCAATTACCAGAAGGTGTTGAAATGTGCATGCCTGGAGATAATATCGAAATGGAAATTGAACTTATCGCACCTATTGCTATGGAAAAAGGACTTCGTTTTGCTATCCGTGAAGGTGGTAGAACAGTTGGTGCTGGTTCTGTTGCAGAAATTATTGGATAA
- the fusA gene encoding elongation factor G, with translation MAEREFPLERTRNIGIMAHIDAGKTTLSERILYYTGRTHKIGETHEGSATMDWMEQEQERGITITSAATTCQWENHRINLIDTPGHVDFTVEVERSLRVLDSAVGVFCAKGGVEPQSETVWRQADKYQVPRMAFVNKMDIMGADFFNAVSMMKERLNANAVPIQLPIGKEENFVGIIDLMKMKAFIYKDNLGNDMSEEEIPGDMKELAEEYRMAMVEAIAETDEELMMAYLEGEELSEEQLKTALRKAVISVQIIPVLCGTAYRNKGVQRLLDAVISYLPSPIDIPPIKGVIPGKDEEEEVERHSSDEEPFSALAFKIMSDPYVGKLAFFRVYSGTMNSGSYVLNSTKGKKERIGRILQMHANHRAELDKVYSGDIAAAVGLKITTTGDTLCDEQHPVILESMVFPEPVISVAVEPKTKAGQEKMGIALTKLAEEDPTFRTYADAETGQTIISGMGELHLEIIVDRLLREFKVEANVGEPQVAYKETIQNAVDTEGKFVRQSGGRGQYGHCKVKFEPMDANADKVYEFENKVVGGAIPKEYIQPVDNGIREAMQSGILGGYPVLGVKAILYDGSYHEVDSSEMAFKIAGSMAFKEAMRKGNPVLLEPIEKVAVTVPEDYMGDVIGDINSRRGRIEGMEPRNGVQVINAYVPLAEMFGYATDLRSKTQGRGTYSMEFHHYEAVPKSIQEKVVAGKTKASE, from the coding sequence TTGGCAGAAAGAGAATTTCCCCTTGAGAGGACCAGGAATATTGGTATCATGGCCCACATAGATGCGGGGAAAACGACACTATCAGAACGTATATTATATTATACCGGTCGTACACATAAGATTGGAGAAACCCATGAGGGTTCTGCAACTATGGACTGGATGGAACAAGAACAAGAAAGAGGAATTACAATTACCTCAGCGGCAACAACTTGCCAATGGGAAAATCACCGCATTAACCTTATTGATACACCAGGTCACGTTGACTTTACAGTTGAAGTGGAACGTTCTCTTCGTGTATTAGACAGTGCTGTTGGAGTTTTCTGTGCAAAAGGTGGAGTTGAGCCTCAATCTGAAACAGTATGGCGTCAAGCTGATAAATATCAGGTACCCCGTATGGCTTTTGTGAACAAAATGGATATTATGGGAGCCGACTTTTTTAATGCGGTATCTATGATGAAAGAAAGACTTAATGCTAACGCTGTGCCAATTCAACTACCAATAGGTAAAGAAGAGAATTTCGTAGGAATTATCGATTTAATGAAAATGAAGGCTTTCATTTATAAAGATAATTTGGGGAATGATATGTCCGAAGAAGAAATCCCAGGAGATATGAAAGAACTAGCGGAAGAATATAGGATGGCAATGGTAGAGGCAATAGCAGAAACCGATGAGGAACTGATGATGGCATATCTTGAAGGAGAAGAACTTTCTGAGGAACAGCTAAAAACTGCTCTTAGAAAGGCAGTTATCAGTGTACAAATCATTCCTGTATTATGTGGTACTGCATACAGAAACAAGGGAGTTCAAAGATTATTAGATGCTGTTATTAGTTATCTTCCATCACCAATCGATATACCTCCTATAAAAGGAGTTATTCCGGGTAAAGATGAAGAAGAGGAAGTAGAAAGACATTCTTCTGATGAAGAACCTTTCTCAGCGCTAGCATTTAAAATCATGAGTGACCCTTATGTTGGAAAGCTTGCTTTCTTTAGAGTATATTCTGGTACAATGAATTCCGGTTCTTACGTACTTAATTCTACAAAAGGCAAAAAAGAAAGAATAGGACGTATTTTACAGATGCACGCTAATCATCGTGCAGAACTAGATAAAGTTTATTCAGGAGATATAGCGGCAGCCGTTGGACTTAAGATAACAACTACAGGAGATACCCTTTGTGATGAACAACATCCTGTAATCCTAGAATCCATGGTATTTCCAGAACCAGTTATTTCTGTTGCCGTTGAACCAAAAACAAAAGCAGGCCAAGAAAAAATGGGTATTGCCCTTACTAAACTTGCAGAAGAAGATCCAACCTTTAGAACCTACGCAGATGCTGAAACCGGTCAAACAATTATCTCGGGTATGGGTGAATTACACCTCGAAATCATTGTAGATCGTTTGCTTCGTGAGTTTAAGGTAGAGGCTAACGTTGGTGAACCACAGGTTGCATATAAAGAAACCATTCAAAATGCAGTCGATACTGAAGGTAAGTTCGTAAGACAATCTGGTGGACGAGGACAATATGGACACTGTAAAGTTAAATTCGAACCTATGGATGCCAATGCTGATAAGGTATACGAATTTGAAAACAAGGTTGTTGGAGGAGCTATTCCTAAGGAATATATCCAACCAGTTGACAATGGTATTCGTGAAGCAATGCAAAGTGGTATTCTTGGCGGATATCCTGTACTTGGTGTGAAGGCTATCTTATATGATGGCTCTTACCATGAGGTGGACTCCTCTGAAATGGCATTTAAGATTGCTGGTTCCATGGCATTTAAAGAAGCTATGAGAAAAGGTAACCCTGTTCTTCTTGAACCTATTGAAAAAGTAGCTGTTACTGTTCCGGAAGATTATATGGGGGATGTTATAGGAGATATTAACTCTCGCCGAGGACGTATAGAAGGTATGGAGCCAAGAAATGGGGTACAGGTTATTAATGCCTATGTACCATTGGCTGAAATGTTTGGATACGCAACAGACCTTCGTTCTAAAACCCAAGGTCGTGGAACATATTCTATGGAGTTCCACCACTATGAAGCAGTACCAAAAAGTATTCAAGAAAAAGTAGTTGCAGGTAAAACAAAAGCTTCTGAATAA
- the rpsG gene encoding 30S ribosomal protein S7 produces MPRKGHIAKREVLPDPLYNSKLVTKLINNIMLDGKRGIAQKIVYNAFETVADKSSKEALDAFEEAMNNIMPVLEVKARRVGGATYQVPMEVRVDRRQTLGLRWLVTYARQRGEKTMTERLAAEILDAINNSGGAVKKKEDTHKMAEANKAFAHYRW; encoded by the coding sequence GTGCCACGTAAAGGACATATTGCAAAAAGAGAGGTATTACCCGATCCTTTATACAACAGTAAGCTTGTTACAAAGCTAATTAACAATATCATGTTGGATGGGAAAAGGGGTATTGCACAAAAAATAGTATACAATGCATTTGAAACAGTTGCTGATAAATCAAGCAAAGAGGCGTTAGATGCCTTTGAGGAAGCAATGAATAACATTATGCCTGTACTAGAAGTAAAAGCTCGCCGTGTAGGAGGAGCAACTTATCAGGTTCCAATGGAAGTAAGAGTTGATAGAAGACAAACATTGGGCCTACGTTGGCTAGTAACTTATGCTAGACAACGAGGAGAAAAAACGATGACAGAACGTCTTGCAGCAGAAATTTTAGATGCAATCAACAATTCTGGTGGAGCTGTTAAGAAAAAAGAAGATACCCACAAAATGGCAGAAGCTAACAAAGCTTTTGCACATTACAGATGGTAA